One segment of Anatilimnocola aggregata DNA contains the following:
- a CDS encoding RNA polymerase sigma factor, which produces MESSQPPARSMESAALVLGTAAHGREGGNESPSDSVCAAGVEPHHGLVMAAQRGDQKAFTALVEFYQQTVFGYLRARLFDSTDAEDLCQETFLRCYQGREKLSRATQVGPWLIGIARNLLREHVKRITRRREVAWTELCLELDQMVQERVESSSDVLQGLPICMESLGPSARQAIDLRYRAQLKMAEIANTLRRSEGAVRLLVHRARLALKQCLDNRLKGSE; this is translated from the coding sequence ATGGAATCGTCTCAGCCACCCGCGCGAAGTATGGAGTCAGCCGCTCTGGTGCTAGGGACTGCTGCGCATGGGCGAGAAGGTGGTAATGAGTCACCGAGCGATTCGGTGTGTGCGGCTGGAGTTGAGCCACATCACGGGCTGGTAATGGCGGCGCAGCGAGGTGACCAAAAGGCCTTCACTGCGCTCGTCGAATTTTATCAGCAAACCGTCTTTGGCTATCTGCGGGCTCGCTTGTTCGATTCGACCGATGCAGAAGACCTTTGCCAGGAGACATTCCTCCGCTGCTACCAGGGGCGAGAGAAACTCTCGCGGGCTACGCAGGTGGGCCCGTGGCTAATTGGAATCGCGCGGAATCTGCTCCGCGAGCATGTCAAGCGCATTACTCGGCGGCGCGAAGTGGCCTGGACGGAATTGTGCCTGGAACTCGATCAGATGGTGCAAGAGCGGGTCGAAAGCAGCAGCGATGTGTTGCAAGGCTTGCCGATTTGCATGGAATCGCTCGGACCTAGTGCGCGGCAAGCGATCGACCTCCGCTATCGTGCTCAATTAAAGATGGCCGAAATCGCCAATACGCTGCGACGCAGCGAAGGTGCCGTCCGGCTTCTGGTTCATCGCGCCCGACTCGCGCTCAAGCAGTGTCTCGATAACAGGCTAAAGGGTAGCGAATGA
- a CDS encoding M14 family zinc carboxypeptidase, with amino-acid sequence MSTFLAAAAICVSLTTTAELSIDSRFPGGSAQVDSLDQAARRIVIRPAPHKDAGWQCWWSFKLNGIHPGERIQLIVKGMNFARPIRASFSLDGRTWQHTAPGNSEKDQITYDLQFEQPGVWLAWGPPFQLSHAKELIARTSKRDTGAKEFTLATTKGGSEIPALRWDPPARDGNKRRGIWLQAGQHAWESGARWVGAGFVDWLISDEAEAKSLRATTRIVYIPIMDIDNVELGAGGKDQKPHDHNRDWSNEPVFSAVRAAQLLIQEMDEAEEFDLFIDLHNPAPNDLKPFFFVSPAMLLSKERAARQQEWIDTATLFLSQEKLSLAPKHKESGPGYHPLWREISKNWVTVNTKRPAVSVTLETSYNTPHSTQEGYQAYGRALGRSIHAFLERTKPRAN; translated from the coding sequence ATGAGTACATTTCTCGCCGCTGCCGCCATTTGTGTCTCACTTACCACCACTGCCGAATTGAGTATCGATAGCCGGTTCCCTGGCGGCTCAGCTCAGGTTGACTCTCTCGATCAAGCGGCGCGGCGCATTGTCATTCGTCCCGCACCGCACAAGGACGCCGGATGGCAGTGCTGGTGGAGTTTCAAACTCAATGGTATCCATCCCGGCGAGCGAATTCAGCTGATCGTTAAAGGAATGAACTTCGCCCGACCCATCCGTGCTAGCTTTAGTCTCGATGGTCGCACCTGGCAGCACACCGCGCCGGGAAATTCCGAAAAAGATCAGATCACTTACGATCTGCAATTTGAGCAACCAGGGGTTTGGCTTGCCTGGGGACCGCCGTTTCAATTGAGTCACGCGAAAGAGTTGATCGCGCGTACGAGCAAGCGTGATACCGGTGCGAAGGAGTTCACACTAGCGACCACCAAGGGAGGAAGCGAGATTCCCGCCTTGCGCTGGGATCCACCGGCGAGAGATGGCAACAAACGCCGCGGCATCTGGTTGCAAGCGGGACAACACGCCTGGGAATCAGGAGCGCGTTGGGTCGGTGCGGGATTTGTCGACTGGCTTATTTCGGATGAAGCGGAGGCTAAATCTCTGCGTGCAACCACGCGTATTGTTTATATACCCATCATGGACATCGACAATGTCGAGTTAGGGGCCGGGGGCAAAGACCAGAAACCTCACGACCACAATCGCGACTGGAGCAATGAACCTGTCTTCTCTGCGGTTCGCGCCGCTCAGTTGCTTATCCAAGAAATGGACGAGGCGGAGGAGTTTGACTTGTTCATCGATTTGCATAATCCAGCGCCAAACGATTTGAAGCCGTTTTTCTTCGTCAGTCCGGCGATGCTGCTCTCGAAAGAAAGGGCCGCCCGACAACAGGAATGGATCGATACGGCGACTCTTTTTCTCAGCCAGGAGAAACTTAGTCTGGCACCGAAACATAAGGAGAGTGGCCCGGGATATCACCCGCTTTGGCGCGAAATCAGCAAGAATTGGGTTACCGTAAATACCAAGCGGCCAGCAGTCTCCGTCACACTCGAAACGAGCTACAACACACCGCACAGTACTCAGGAAGGGTATCAGGCCTATGGCCGCGCACTGGGGCGTTCGATTCATGCATTCTTGGAACGAACGAAACCAAGGGCAAATTAG
- a CDS encoding prenyltransferase/squalene oxidase repeat-containing protein has product MLRRQLALAILSLAMLFAPLARAWGQDDEITPLSEAALDRGLEWLARNQGAEGNWGSNDLGLVSMGALAFLAAGHAPGRGKYGREVDRALEYVVSHAKPSGLLNVSDAQRDMYNHGLATFVLGQAHGMTASRDRRLNRVLDGALKLIANVQCDDGGWDYKAHRQKNGHDLSLAVMQAKALRSAVDSGLEVPPEVIDQAIKSVRDHYAAKGDRRASEAEQMKMPGQFTYSRGGGGGTIAMAAAGVVCMQEFGQYDDWRIGKNMDVIAAAVKEVPKARERNGSMPFDAYTLYYVGQALYQVNGDPWKECYPLLREYLVTAQVMDDKNAANHGAWHDHGAKTNGHVGGREGQLYATSVGCFILAIPNRYLPILQEGKIESFRQKAKAGQ; this is encoded by the coding sequence ATGTTGCGACGTCAGCTGGCTTTGGCCATTCTCTCGCTGGCAATGCTCTTTGCTCCACTCGCTCGCGCGTGGGGGCAAGACGATGAAATCACCCCGCTGAGTGAAGCTGCTCTCGACCGGGGGCTCGAATGGTTAGCCCGGAATCAGGGTGCCGAAGGAAACTGGGGTTCGAACGACCTGGGGCTTGTTAGCATGGGGGCCTTGGCGTTCCTGGCCGCCGGTCATGCTCCCGGTCGTGGCAAATATGGCCGCGAAGTCGATCGGGCATTGGAATACGTAGTCAGCCATGCCAAGCCTTCGGGCTTGCTGAACGTTTCTGACGCCCAGCGAGATATGTACAACCACGGTTTGGCGACCTTTGTGCTCGGCCAGGCTCATGGCATGACAGCTAGTCGCGATCGCCGGCTTAATCGCGTTCTGGATGGCGCTTTGAAACTCATCGCCAACGTCCAGTGCGACGACGGTGGTTGGGATTACAAAGCTCATCGCCAAAAGAATGGTCACGATCTGAGTCTCGCCGTGATGCAGGCGAAAGCGCTTCGTTCGGCCGTCGATAGCGGACTGGAAGTTCCACCCGAAGTCATCGATCAGGCGATCAAGAGCGTCCGCGATCATTACGCGGCAAAGGGTGATCGCCGCGCATCAGAAGCTGAGCAAATGAAAATGCCCGGCCAATTCACGTATAGCCGCGGTGGTGGTGGTGGCACCATTGCCATGGCTGCAGCCGGCGTGGTTTGCATGCAGGAGTTCGGACAGTACGACGACTGGCGAATCGGCAAGAATATGGACGTCATCGCGGCTGCGGTGAAGGAAGTTCCCAAAGCCCGCGAACGAAACGGCAGCATGCCCTTCGATGCCTACACGCTGTATTACGTCGGCCAGGCTTTGTATCAAGTGAATGGCGATCCGTGGAAAGAATGTTATCCGCTGCTGCGCGAGTATCTCGTCACCGCGCAGGTGATGGACGACAAGAATGCAGCCAATCACGGAGCATGGCACGATCACGGCGCGAAAACCAACGGCCACGTAGGCGGCCGCGAGGGCCAGCTATACGCGACTAGCGTGGGCTGCTTCATTCTGGCTATTCCGAATCGCTACCTTCCCATTTTGCAGGAAGGGAAGATCGAGAGCTTCCGCCAAAAGGCAAAGGCGGGCCAGTAG
- a CDS encoding phosphoenolpyruvate hydrolase family protein gives MALFSRQEILNRLRAKIAAGQPIVGGGAGTGISAKMSEAGGVDLLVIYNSGRFRMAGRGSLSGMMPYGDANAIVMEMAREVLPVVSITPVLAGVCGTDPFRIMKLFLKQVDEAGFSGVQNFPTVGLFDGTFRQGLEETGMGYGQEVDMIRQAHEMNMLTTPYCFDVDESKAMAAAGADIIIAHMGLTTKGTIGATSSVTLADSVTRVQAIHDAAKRVRSDVIILCHGGPIAEPADAQYILDHTTGVTGFYGASSMERLPVEPAIRDRVAEFAKLKVKC, from the coding sequence ATGGCACTCTTCTCTCGCCAAGAAATTTTGAACCGCCTGCGTGCCAAGATTGCCGCTGGTCAGCCGATTGTTGGTGGCGGCGCTGGGACAGGAATCAGCGCGAAAATGTCCGAAGCGGGTGGCGTGGACTTGCTCGTGATTTACAACAGTGGTCGATTTCGCATGGCTGGACGCGGATCGCTATCGGGAATGATGCCCTATGGCGATGCCAATGCCATCGTCATGGAGATGGCGCGCGAGGTGCTACCTGTCGTGAGCATCACTCCAGTACTGGCTGGCGTGTGTGGGACCGATCCCTTTCGCATCATGAAGCTGTTTCTCAAACAGGTGGACGAAGCTGGCTTTTCGGGCGTGCAGAATTTTCCCACGGTTGGCCTATTTGATGGTACGTTTCGGCAAGGGCTCGAAGAGACCGGAATGGGCTACGGACAAGAAGTCGACATGATTCGCCAAGCCCATGAAATGAACATGCTCACAACCCCCTACTGCTTTGACGTCGACGAGAGTAAGGCGATGGCCGCTGCCGGGGCCGACATTATCATCGCGCACATGGGCCTCACTACCAAGGGAACCATCGGGGCCACCAGTTCCGTCACGCTCGCGGATTCCGTTACGCGAGTGCAGGCCATTCACGATGCTGCCAAACGCGTGCGCAGCGATGTGATTATTCTCTGCCATGGAGGGCCGATCGCTGAACCGGCGGACGCGCAGTATATTCTCGATCACACCACAGGGGTGACGGGCTTTTATGGCGCAAGTAGCATGGAGCGTCTTCCCGTCGAGCCAGCCATTCGTGATCGTGTTGCCGAGTTCGCAAAATTGAAAGTCAAATGCTAG
- a CDS encoding outer membrane protein assembly factor BamB family protein, with protein sequence MTDQELLRLLDDKMPEELTLEEIELLQRRIAESPALREALASHVHLESYLQTALARLKLTPADIAARARQQQPQRSGLSLLMLTLLIVVPTIAVLGMVGLSMFSTPEVAENPQTNDKAADETKTDDLTKPQQPANALDNRATAAGTIDPAHPAVQGSREGTPDKGPTKSPVKPAAPLPLPWQAIVDSTVEPPKFQEVAFGRFDLTKAILRRDQLQPWFEAAPDASYRLHEVDTQFGKCASLEGRARLRSPWLNDSFLRMSLENYNKLQIHLYHGNTGVTLVYHQDQSSRWAAYTTTRKPKTSRPNTLSLTGTDDLRCFRTEIRFGGPLDLRFHEGQVILTRGDIVLVTAPLPGPPDDVYFDGRATFYGLQLLRSIDAIISDPPHKVVFETDRPAELNWTSSSPEISQPKANADGSLSFTANNTEKNIRCWTPLPKQGLHQLVLHLKDVTPGFAVYLGRKQGNPDDCVRFVRNTTTNRIMARGRYVDSDHELASPPYSDQVEACVDPTSVWIKFGFGCGSLRWWVSSDGKNWGQPEFVKEAQQGGIDSFGLLLVSKRPGVQGTIQRVELRELSALSNLATEEKRATAVAVPQAANLATWQAEIAKQKPAEENEVEWRIACAVSTLAACPGRDLGYPLLEMLLDEPALRKLPVAEQLAVHVDAMQLVGSMKDGDAVRINLLQRIAKVGLNAFEDQQLPPWSTVRRTYMSTPIHTPNRPYGPPLVPLEPLIRTELLQRAYQQQPAELLAICDQLRFFHVDETMPIIAWAEAHARRESSSRATATANTTLMRDGWRPLLVEELSKETYNLTSELQAVLESEAWEDAARIITSVDHEAAPGVAPYVKDRQLLTSLPVAVQLLLSDFPQLRVALGERYGPLAKLRIGQAIAAADASAVELATVQFGATAESADALRWLGDRALSNGWFEEAIAHYQQAIVRHPSIAAELSPRIRLAAAMLGRDLGSPATAVVQFNNLKLDAPAFEALVTEMRARGTSSAVGSATHVMPGSLLTVPQPGQFTVHNRSRLDGPSGERPQEEVGRKTNQYAVPWPDKQLAATVEGDTLFVSNRFQVAAYDLNNGQRRWQSQAPSGSMQKAQDFALIAMRPLVLRDQILARQLYSRSQQIVCLDKSNGKLIWTTDRGEREFFCSDPVYLHGQIVALSIVAQEQQEGLLRWNVIDPATGELQQQRDLVRLRNTWGARACCEVLPLDHQLIVTLGGVTLALDGRGQIAWLRKHVVVPSEEDPRWVLQNYQRPLLVDGHVVISQPGTRTVVCVEPTTGLQLWETLLPDVIGVFGVSLGNILVQTELGLQALDAKTGERRWFKPVVELQPYGLADDSAILIVQRVAQKDKPALQLVWLDPADGSERTSATLSELKDSLPRLGPLVPYKDRLFTFFGRGQHDPNRDVVELIPTAK encoded by the coding sequence ATGACCGATCAAGAATTGTTGCGGCTACTCGACGACAAAATGCCGGAGGAGTTGACGCTAGAGGAAATTGAACTGCTGCAGCGGCGAATCGCAGAATCTCCAGCTTTGCGAGAAGCGCTCGCCAGCCATGTTCACCTCGAAAGTTATCTGCAAACGGCCCTCGCGCGGCTCAAGCTCACTCCCGCAGACATTGCTGCCCGCGCTCGTCAGCAACAACCGCAGCGATCCGGCCTGAGCCTGCTCATGCTGACTTTGCTGATCGTTGTGCCAACGATTGCGGTGCTGGGCATGGTGGGTTTGTCGATGTTCAGCACGCCGGAAGTGGCTGAGAATCCACAGACCAATGACAAGGCTGCGGACGAAACCAAGACCGACGACCTAACGAAACCACAGCAACCAGCCAACGCTTTGGACAATCGAGCAACCGCCGCAGGGACTATCGATCCCGCGCATCCAGCTGTCCAAGGCTCGAGAGAAGGCACTCCAGACAAAGGCCCCACGAAGAGTCCGGTGAAACCGGCAGCACCCTTGCCATTGCCATGGCAAGCCATTGTCGATTCCACCGTTGAGCCGCCCAAGTTTCAGGAGGTGGCCTTCGGGCGATTTGATCTGACGAAAGCGATTCTCCGCCGCGATCAGCTGCAGCCTTGGTTCGAAGCAGCACCCGACGCCAGTTATCGGCTGCACGAAGTCGACACGCAGTTTGGCAAGTGTGCTTCGCTCGAAGGACGCGCCAGACTGAGGTCCCCTTGGCTCAATGACTCGTTTCTGCGTATGTCTTTGGAGAACTACAACAAGCTCCAAATTCATCTGTATCACGGCAATACCGGCGTCACGCTCGTTTATCATCAGGACCAAAGTTCGCGCTGGGCCGCTTATACCACTACGCGCAAGCCAAAAACTTCGCGACCCAATACTTTATCGCTCACCGGAACGGATGATCTGCGCTGCTTCCGCACCGAAATTCGTTTTGGTGGCCCGCTCGATCTGCGCTTTCACGAAGGGCAGGTGATTCTCACTCGCGGTGATATTGTGCTTGTTACCGCGCCACTGCCCGGACCACCTGACGACGTCTATTTCGACGGCCGTGCAACCTTTTACGGTTTGCAGTTGCTACGCTCGATCGACGCGATCATTAGCGATCCACCCCACAAGGTTGTGTTCGAAACCGATCGTCCGGCGGAACTCAACTGGACCTCGTCCTCGCCAGAGATTTCGCAGCCCAAAGCTAATGCAGACGGTTCTCTGTCGTTCACTGCCAACAATACTGAAAAGAATATCCGGTGCTGGACACCTCTGCCCAAGCAAGGGCTACATCAACTTGTTCTGCATTTAAAGGACGTCACGCCTGGATTCGCTGTTTACCTCGGCCGAAAGCAGGGAAATCCGGATGACTGCGTCCGTTTTGTTCGCAACACGACTACGAACCGCATCATGGCCCGCGGTCGCTATGTCGACAGCGATCATGAACTTGCTTCTCCTCCTTATTCCGATCAAGTCGAAGCCTGCGTCGATCCAACGTCGGTTTGGATTAAGTTCGGTTTTGGCTGCGGTTCGCTAAGGTGGTGGGTGTCGTCCGACGGGAAGAATTGGGGGCAGCCTGAATTTGTCAAAGAAGCTCAGCAAGGCGGGATCGACTCCTTCGGGCTGCTGCTCGTCAGCAAGCGACCCGGTGTCCAAGGGACAATTCAACGCGTAGAACTGCGCGAACTTTCGGCACTGTCTAATCTTGCTACGGAAGAAAAAAGAGCCACGGCAGTAGCGGTGCCGCAGGCTGCTAATCTGGCGACTTGGCAAGCGGAAATTGCGAAGCAAAAACCTGCAGAAGAGAACGAAGTCGAGTGGCGGATCGCCTGCGCTGTCAGCACACTGGCCGCTTGCCCCGGTCGAGATCTGGGATATCCGCTGCTGGAAATGCTGCTCGATGAGCCAGCACTGCGGAAGTTACCTGTCGCTGAACAACTTGCTGTTCACGTCGATGCCATGCAACTTGTCGGTTCCATGAAAGACGGCGATGCGGTGCGAATTAACTTGCTGCAGCGGATTGCCAAAGTCGGCCTGAACGCCTTTGAAGACCAACAATTGCCGCCCTGGTCGACCGTTCGCCGGACCTACATGAGTACTCCGATTCATACACCCAACCGGCCCTATGGTCCGCCTCTTGTTCCACTGGAACCGCTCATTCGCACCGAACTGCTGCAGCGAGCCTATCAGCAGCAGCCGGCAGAACTGCTGGCCATTTGTGATCAACTTCGCTTTTTCCACGTCGATGAAACAATGCCGATAATTGCCTGGGCCGAAGCCCACGCGCGGCGCGAAAGTTCGAGTAGGGCCACAGCCACCGCCAATACAACGCTCATGCGAGATGGCTGGCGGCCGCTGCTAGTCGAAGAACTCAGCAAAGAAACTTACAACTTGACGAGCGAATTGCAGGCGGTGCTCGAAAGCGAAGCCTGGGAAGATGCCGCACGAATCATCACCTCAGTCGACCATGAAGCAGCGCCGGGCGTCGCGCCGTATGTGAAGGATCGCCAGCTGTTGACCTCGCTGCCGGTCGCTGTGCAACTGCTGCTTAGTGACTTTCCACAGCTGCGCGTTGCGTTAGGCGAGCGTTACGGTCCACTTGCCAAGTTGCGAATTGGTCAGGCCATCGCCGCGGCGGATGCGAGCGCCGTGGAACTTGCGACCGTGCAATTCGGTGCCACTGCCGAATCGGCCGATGCGCTTCGCTGGCTGGGCGATCGAGCACTTTCGAATGGTTGGTTTGAGGAAGCCATTGCCCATTACCAACAGGCGATAGTACGTCATCCCTCCATCGCCGCCGAGTTATCGCCGCGCATTCGATTGGCAGCCGCTATGCTCGGTCGCGATTTAGGCAGCCCCGCCACAGCGGTCGTGCAGTTCAACAATCTGAAACTCGACGCGCCTGCGTTCGAAGCACTTGTCACCGAAATGCGTGCGCGTGGCACCAGTTCCGCCGTCGGTTCTGCCACGCATGTGATGCCGGGAAGCCTGCTGACGGTGCCACAGCCCGGGCAATTCACTGTTCACAATCGGAGTCGCCTCGACGGACCATCCGGCGAACGCCCACAGGAAGAAGTGGGCCGCAAAACAAATCAGTACGCGGTCCCTTGGCCCGATAAACAACTGGCTGCGACTGTCGAAGGTGATACCCTGTTCGTGTCGAACCGCTTTCAAGTGGCGGCTTACGACCTGAACAATGGGCAGCGCAGGTGGCAAAGCCAGGCACCGTCCGGAAGCATGCAGAAGGCGCAAGATTTTGCGCTGATTGCCATGCGACCGCTCGTTCTCCGCGATCAGATTCTTGCGCGCCAACTTTACAGTCGCAGCCAGCAGATTGTTTGTCTCGACAAATCCAACGGCAAACTGATCTGGACCACCGATCGCGGTGAGCGCGAATTCTTCTGTTCGGATCCGGTCTACCTTCACGGCCAGATCGTGGCTCTCAGCATCGTCGCTCAGGAACAGCAAGAGGGCCTGTTGCGCTGGAATGTAATCGATCCCGCCACAGGCGAGTTGCAGCAACAACGAGATCTAGTTCGGCTGCGTAATACCTGGGGCGCACGTGCTTGTTGTGAAGTGCTGCCGCTCGACCATCAGCTAATTGTCACCTTGGGCGGCGTGACACTCGCGCTGGACGGTCGCGGGCAGATTGCCTGGCTGCGGAAGCATGTCGTCGTTCCCAGTGAAGAAGATCCTCGCTGGGTGCTGCAAAACTATCAGCGCCCGCTACTGGTCGATGGCCATGTGGTAATCAGCCAGCCTGGCACCCGAACCGTGGTGTGTGTTGAGCCGACGACCGGACTGCAGTTGTGGGAGACGTTGCTCCCCGACGTGATCGGCGTTTTTGGCGTCTCACTCGGCAACATTCTGGTGCAAACGGAATTAGGACTGCAGGCGCTCGATGCCAAGACGGGCGAGCGTCGGTGGTTCAAGCCGGTCGTGGAGTTGCAGCCATATGGCCTGGCCGATGATTCGGCCATTCTCATAGTCCAGCGTGTCGCTCAGAAAGACAAGCCAGCCCTTCAACTCGTTTGGTTGGACCCGGCGGACGGAAGTGAACGGACAAGCGCCACACTCTCGGAACTGAAAGATTCATTGCCGAGACTTGGCCCGCTGGTGCCTTATAAGGACCGGCTTTTCACGTTCTTTGGCCGCGGGCAACATGATCCAAATCGCGACGTTGTGGAGTTGATCCCCACAGCGAAATAA
- a CDS encoding BatA domain-containing protein, with protein MSFLSLTAWQFAAAGALFATGPVIIHLLNRRRYRVVQWAAMDFLKEAMQRNRKMLQLRDIILLVMRTIAVFLFGLVLARPFFARGGNSGVDERQPLHAILVVDNSLSMGYEGLDGTLLDKAKDRARRLIDQLPTGSKISVLPACGSREGYSPDPYDTKDAALEAIGKLELVDRSASMLRAVNDVQRASESSPELAKRVVVFSDQQGTNWRDLRSAETLKKLQDWQLVAVAPAGTAADWENTWIADLRVQDGLADIETPTTIQVVLQHQGGVARQDIQVKLSYGDTVIGERTVAIEPGSGSKEVEFEYVFNTLTEVPEPDRPIFVALKAEIQANDALAADNERFLALPIVAGLPVVFVDQFGSAEDPGRNQLGETRHLRKLLAPKTSRSDAPRQLVKVRHLTQNELDQEVLKDARLVVLAGLKEPQSEEVVSLLRDYVRQGGRLVIAAGADFDPARWQELAWQGGDGILPLPLLETVGEVPEVAGANTRPFFISFESLSGDELFQLSSISETELRDLYSEPFFFKAVGSDTSADTTAQLAAAARKNLEEELTFVQAAAKRREEFTTKQAAGEITSADQESQEQDEAKLAELQPRWLTWATGNSVSTGGDEALPDDPALRAQRVDSLLQQQLPRILARFDDPAQTPFLVAGKRGQGEILFVGTGLLSSWNTLPKTNAILMFDRLLRNMTRSTLTRRNYQPLEQLTLPVPSNEHDLAVTLTRPRQLDPESLDIGFISGDLRGITLHGLYQRGVYRVAGYRHDPNAEGPQPTDAKPVWDIPIVVNGEADESELQPITREKFEELTAGSSLRWVEPGEDISLAGAAIRGQTSWWYLALAVLLLLLAEMVVLSWPALRPQVAV; from the coding sequence ATGTCGTTTTTGTCGTTAACCGCCTGGCAATTTGCAGCTGCCGGTGCACTCTTTGCCACGGGGCCGGTGATCATTCACTTGCTCAATCGGCGGCGCTATCGTGTGGTGCAATGGGCGGCTATGGACTTCCTCAAGGAAGCCATGCAACGAAACCGCAAAATGTTGCAGCTGCGCGACATCATCCTGCTGGTGATGCGTACCATTGCTGTCTTTCTCTTCGGTCTAGTGCTTGCTCGTCCTTTTTTCGCCCGGGGTGGCAACAGCGGGGTCGATGAGCGCCAACCACTGCATGCGATTCTCGTGGTCGATAACAGCCTGAGCATGGGCTACGAAGGGCTCGACGGCACCTTGCTTGATAAAGCCAAAGACCGTGCTCGCCGGCTCATCGATCAACTCCCCACCGGTAGCAAGATCTCGGTCCTGCCGGCGTGCGGCTCGCGCGAGGGTTATAGTCCTGATCCTTACGACACCAAGGACGCCGCTCTCGAAGCCATCGGCAAACTTGAACTCGTCGATCGCAGCGCGAGCATGCTCCGCGCAGTGAACGACGTGCAACGGGCAAGTGAGTCGTCACCCGAACTTGCCAAACGAGTCGTCGTCTTCAGCGATCAGCAAGGCACAAATTGGCGCGATCTTCGCTCGGCCGAAACTTTGAAGAAACTACAAGACTGGCAACTTGTTGCTGTAGCACCGGCTGGCACCGCAGCTGATTGGGAGAATACTTGGATTGCCGATTTGCGGGTGCAAGATGGCCTTGCCGATATCGAGACGCCCACGACGATCCAAGTGGTGCTGCAACATCAGGGCGGCGTCGCCCGGCAAGACATTCAAGTCAAGCTGTCGTACGGCGATACCGTGATTGGCGAGCGGACAGTAGCCATCGAACCCGGTTCGGGCAGCAAAGAGGTTGAGTTCGAGTACGTCTTCAATACACTTACCGAAGTTCCTGAGCCTGATCGGCCGATTTTTGTGGCCCTTAAGGCCGAGATTCAAGCCAACGACGCCCTCGCTGCCGACAACGAGCGTTTTCTCGCCCTGCCAATCGTTGCTGGCCTGCCGGTGGTCTTTGTCGATCAATTCGGTTCGGCAGAAGATCCGGGACGCAATCAATTGGGCGAGACTCGGCATTTGCGAAAACTGCTGGCACCGAAGACCTCGCGTAGCGATGCCCCGCGGCAATTAGTGAAGGTTCGCCACCTGACTCAGAACGAGCTCGATCAAGAAGTGCTCAAAGACGCTCGCTTGGTTGTGCTCGCCGGTTTGAAAGAGCCACAGTCGGAGGAAGTTGTTTCCCTCCTGCGCGATTACGTTCGCCAAGGTGGCCGGCTGGTGATTGCTGCTGGAGCCGATTTTGATCCGGCGCGCTGGCAAGAATTGGCCTGGCAAGGTGGCGACGGAATCTTGCCGCTGCCATTGCTCGAAACGGTGGGCGAAGTACCGGAAGTTGCTGGCGCGAATACGCGTCCGTTCTTCATTTCGTTCGAAAGCCTCTCGGGCGATGAGCTGTTTCAATTGTCGTCGATTAGCGAAACGGAACTGCGCGATCTCTATTCCGAACCGTTCTTCTTCAAAGCAGTTGGCAGCGATACGTCGGCCGATACGACCGCTCAATTGGCCGCTGCCGCTCGCAAAAACCTGGAAGAAGAATTGACTTTCGTGCAGGCCGCTGCCAAGCGTCGCGAGGAATTCACGACCAAGCAAGCCGCGGGCGAGATCACCTCGGCCGATCAAGAGTCGCAGGAACAAGACGAAGCTAAGTTGGCCGAACTCCAGCCGCGCTGGCTCACCTGGGCCACGGGGAATTCCGTTAGTACCGGGGGCGACGAAGCTCTTCCCGATGATCCCGCTTTGCGCGCACAACGAGTCGACAGTTTGCTGCAGCAGCAATTGCCGCGAATCCTGGCTCGCTTCGATGATCCCGCACAAACACCTTTCCTGGTTGCGGGCAAACGGGGCCAAGGTGAGATTCTGTTCGTGGGCACTGGATTACTGTCCTCGTGGAATACCTTGCCCAAGACGAACGCGATTCTGATGTTCGACCGTTTGCTGCGTAACATGACGCGATCGACACTCACGCGGCGGAACTATCAACCACTCGAACAACTCACATTGCCCGTTCCCTCGAACGAGCACGATTTGGCAGTCACGCTCACTCGTCCGCGTCAACTCGACCCGGAATCGCTCGATATCGGTTTTATCAGCGGTGACTTGCGCGGCATCACGTTGCACGGCCTGTATCAACGAGGCGTGTATCGCGTCGCCGGTTATCGTCACGATCCGAATGCTGAAGGCCCACAACCCACGGACGCCAAACCCGTCTGGGATATTCCCATCGTGGTCAATGGTGAAGCCGATGAATCGGAACTGCAGCCGATTACGCGCGAGAAGTTCGAAGAACTGACCGCGGGAAGTTCGCTTCGGTGGGTTGAACCAGGCGAGGACATTAGCTTGGCTGGAGCCGCGATTCGCGGCCAAACAAGTTGGTGGTATCTGGCGCTCGCGGTGTTGCTGCTGTTGCTTGCCGAGATGGTCGTCTTGTCGTGGCCTGCGTTGCGGCCGCAGGTGGCCGTTTAG